GGCACGAGGGGTACGTGGGCACTGTGCAGTTGGTGTGGTCCTCGCTGCACATCTTCACGTTGGCACACGGGTTCAGGAGGGAGACCAGGGCTGTGGGAGGGACGGCGGTGATGTTCACCGAGGGTGAGGACGCCGGCTGAGGAGTGGGGAGGACCCTTCCCATTTGATGGAGGGGAACGCTGAGGCCCGGTTAGCGGACAGCGCTGGCCCAAGGTTACTAAGCGAGCAGTCACATCTCGGCCCTCCTGCATGCAGAGCCTTTGCTCTGTCCACAAACTCTTGTTAACAAGGAAGAGGTTCCCAGGACctagtccagtggttctcaaccaggagtAATTTTTCCCCCAGGGCACCTCTGGTaggtctagagacatttttggttgtcacaactggaggaGGGAGCActactggcacctagtgggtaAAGATTAGggatgctgggacttccctggtggtccagtggttaagactccgcacgtccactgcagggggcgtgggttcgatccctggtcagggaactaagatcctgcatgccatgcagcatggccaaaaaaattttttaaaaaaagaccagcAATGCTGCTCAACATCCCACCATGCACTGGACAGTTCCCACCACAGAGAATTATCTGATcccaaatgtcagcagtgccAAGGCTAAGAAGAACCTCATCGTGCCTATTGTTCTTAGACATCTTGGGAGCCTGGAATGCCAGCATTCTGGGGGCAGACTCTCTCGCGTGCTCCTGTTTCCCAGCTCACAGCAGCCCAGAGAGGAAGGGTAGAAGAAGCTGTTCTCACTAAGACCCTCACGTCCTCCAGACATCTCAAACTGATCGTGGTGCTCATCACTTCCCACTAAGCCCAGAAGAAGCTTCAGAGTCCTTCTCAACACAGTTTAGCACCAACATGTGCATCTGCTCCTACACCATTCACAGCAGGGAGCGTGAGGGGGCTGAGCCCCTTCAGTCAGTGGGGCATAGACTGTCACCATGCCTTCAACCTGGGATTACAGTAAGCAGGTTCCAACTCATATACTAATGCTATTTAATTCTGTGGCGACTGCTGAAAtatgtgttgagaaggattctgtgATCCATTAGCAATGTCTGTCATGGGCACAATAGTGGGAAACAGCAGCACATGTACCATGTTTGGGATATGTTAGCCTCAGAATGAAGATCTAGTGTTCCCTAGCAGGAGAAGCCCTGGGACCAAGCTGACCACTAAGTTGCTACTTTAACCCCTAggtttctgcctcagtttctataTTTAGGACTGTGGTATGGCTGGACTCTTGATATGACTTTCAAACAACTGGAGAACCCTTGACAAACTATCTAGTTCTCTCCAGTCCTACTCCTGGTAGGGGCAGTTGGACCctgtccctctctccccagctaAGCTAAGGCCACAGTTCTCCTTCTCCAAAATAATCCACACAGAGCCTTGGCACCATCTGGGTTAAAATATCACCATCATCAGATTTCCTGCTGCCAGTGCTGGTTCCTAGACCAACCTCCTCAGATGTGAATGTGGCCTGGTGAAGCCTGAGTTGGCCACTCCCTTTTGGATACTGGGCATTGGATGGCAGATCACCCACCCCATGGGAACCAGCCCAACAGCTTGATTAGTTTCCCCATCCCTGGTCCTTCCCCCATGGTCTGTGCCACTGAAGTCCCACAGCATCAGGTCATCAAGGAGAAAGCCTATTAGAGGAAGCCAGTGCTGAGCCTTAAGAAAGAcctgggctggggcttccctggtggcgcagtggttaagaatctgcctaccgggcttccctggtggcgcagtggttgagagtccgcctgccgatgcaggggacacgggttcgtgccccggtccgggaggatcccacatgccgcggagcggctgggcccgtgagccatggccgctgagcttgtgcgtccggaccctgtgctccacaacgggagaggccacaacagtgagaggcccgcgcacagcaaaaaaaaaaaaaaaaaaaaaaaaataatctgcctaccaatgcaggggacacgggttcgagccctggtccgggaggatcccacatgccgcggagcaactaagcccacgcgccacaactactgagcctgcgctctagagcccatggacccacaactactgaagcctgcacacctagagcccgtgctctgcaacgagaggccaccgcaatgagaagcccacgcactgcagcgaagggcggcccccactcgctgcaactagagaaagcccacatgcagcaacgaagacccaacgcagccaaaaataaaataaataaatttatattaaaaaaaaagaaagacctggGCTGGTAGATGAATGATTAAAATGCACCCTCCCCTGTAACCACACCCCTTCAATGTGGCTTTGTAGCTCCTCCACCAAGAGCGTAGAGTCTATTTCCCACTCCTTGAATCAAGGTTGGCTTTAAgacttgctttggtcaatagGGTgaagcagaagtgatgctgtgccaGGCAGTGACCTTGAACACTTCCGCTCACATTCTGGGAACCCTCAGACCACCATGTGACCAAGTCCAAGCTAGCCGGCTGGAGATGAGTGACCCCAGGGAAGACAGCGAAGTCACCCCCAACTGAGGCCACCCCCTAGCTACACCAGTCAGCCGGCAGCCAACCTGCCAGCTGAGCACAGACACAGGAGCCCATCAAGATTAGCCAAACGTGGCCCAGGTCGGCACAACCACCCAGCTGGGCCACAGACTTGAATGTAATCGTCAgtggtggttgttttaagccactaagttttgggtggCTTCTTTTGCAACAATAGCTAAGACACCAGTTTTATCATTCTCTAGCTTTTGAACTTGGGCacattatttaacctttctaagcctcggttcccttatctgtaaaaggtgATAAGAAAGGCACTTCCCTTACAGacttgttgggaggattaaatgaggcaggAATGGGAAAGGACTTagcccagtgccaggcacacaatGAGAACTCTACAAACGCTGGTTATTTTCCTCCACACATTGTGGTGGCCGCTCCAGTCCCAGTACCACCCCCGCCAGGCCCACCTGGGCACCCGGAGCTCACCTGAAGCGTAGCCAATCATGAAGAGCAAGTAGACCAGCAGGAAGCGGAAAAGATCTTTGAAGAGGATCTAAAGACCCCGGCGGGAATATGGAGGCAAAGATGAGACACGTGGTTTCTCGCTTTCCCAACACCTCATCCCGAATCTTCTCTCCAGCTCCACCCTGTCCCTCTCCGATGTCCAGaccctgcccactgcccccacAGCACCCCACAGCCTCAAGGCTGCCAGCACTGTCTGTAcatatgtggtgtgtgtggctTCCTCCAAGGACATACAAGTCCAGAGGGAACCCCCCGATCCCATACCTTCTGGATCATGATGCTATAGGTCCCCGTCAGCTTCAGCCCACGGGTGAAGTAAAGGGCGTTCATCCAGCCCAGGACCAAGGCAAAGACCATGACGGCCAGGTAGGCCTCAATCCCCGCCAGGTAGAGGGCCGCCGAGACAATCACCAGCACAGAGTAGATGAAGCTACAGGGCAGCAGAGATCACAAGAgggaccagaggggagaggggagaatgagGCCCCTGGAGGGGGAGGCATGCCCTCAAGCCCTCTAGGTAGTAGGTCAGTCCAATGACACCCAGAAGAGAAACCATGTGGATTCACTGGGTTCCCCAGCATCCTGTTAACCAGAACGCTCAATTAATTGGCAACTGATACGTGTGTGTAATGGCCCTGAGGCCCTACCAGAACCAAAAGTGATGTCCTTTGGAACTGGTAGAGAAAGATTCAGTGGTGTTCAGTGGCGATTTTGTGGCTAAGTGAATTCTCATTGTTCTCTAACtctaaggaaaagggaaaagcagTAACACACACGTAACAACACATCCTGTGCCCTGGGCAGACATCATTAATCAATCCCAGCGCTCTTTCCCACTAAACACAGACACAGCCTCAAGATTCTTAACATGGGCACTCCTGGCAGACTTTAGCAATTAATCACAAGCATAAGAGGTTAAATTATTTCTATCCACGGTGCATATGGTGATGACTCTTTAGCAACCAGAATCTTGCTTTAACCAGAAGACCCTTTTGCTTGACACTGGCCTTGTCCTCATCAGGCTGGGTGAATTCACTCCTAACAGAGTCAGCCCCTATCCCACCACCAAACCTGGATGATGTCCCTCCCAACCCCACCTTCCTCACCCCGAAGCTGCCACCCCAGGGACCTCTACTCACTAGAGTAGTTGGAAGGAGCCATCGATGAAGAGAGAATTCACTCCAGGGCATTTCTTCATGAACAAGTCTTTGatctggaggaagggaggggacgtGTGAGAGAGGTGGAGCCAAGAGAAGTGTGGAGGGGAGGAGAACAGGAGCTaaaagaggtggagggaggggggggggacaggcagggtgggaggggggacgAGGGGGGAGGCCAAGCACTCACGTTGGTGAAAAAGAACAGGACCCCGGTGAAAAGCGTGATGATCTCGCCGGCCAGCCTCAGGTAGTCCACCGTGGTGAGGTAAGGGTATGGcggctggggggcagggagcaTGCAagtcctcctccagccccaccaaCATCTGGTCCCAGATCCATATGTTCCCCAATGCCCCGAACATCTACGTCCTGTGGagcctcctccctcaccctcttcccCCTGGGTGTGGGGTAGGCACCTCCCCatccgtttcttttttttttttttttttgggctgcaccacacagcttgtgggatcttagttcccccgaccagggatttactgaacccaggccctcagcagtgacagcacggagtcttaaccactggaccgccagggaattccccctatCCATCCCAAAGCCTTCTCCAGTCCCTCCCACGGGGGAACCCACTGTGCCCCAGCTTCTGCCTGGTTCGCGGTCACTCACAGTGCCCTCCAGTGGCTGGTAGTAGGCGGTGAGGGTAAAGATGACCATGGCGCACAAATAGGAGGCCACGTTGATGTAGAAGGAAACGGCCCCAAACTTTCGCCACTTGTCCCGAAGTAGTTCATTGATGGGTTCCACGGCCAGCATCTCGTGGCGATTCTGTGGAAGGCGGGGTGGTCAGGGGGCTAGACAGGCTGACTCCAGTACGCCTTCCCCCACCCTTTGCCCTGGGAGcactttttcctcctaatttatTCTTCAACGGCACCCAAACTTCTGGGCTCAGCATTCGAGGTTCTGCCCCAACTTACCTTTCCAGCCTGTTCTAGACTCATAGAACCCAGAGCTAGAAAGAGCCCTAAAGAATATCTATTCTTGTGGTCCCCAAACTCCAATCTGTGGATGGTGCCAAGCCACTGGCAGCAAAATCACCTatggagcttgttaaaaatataaagcccTGGGTTTCAacctcagaaattctgattcaggaaATGGGACTTGGAAATTTAGCCCAAGGATAATAAATACTTGACTCACCACAATTTTCCAACTCTGAACCCAGGACAGACATCAATAATTGAGTCCCACACAATAGCTCTCTATACAGTTCCCTGGGCAGACACTACCAATCAATCAGAGTTTGCAGCAGAGATGCCAAACTTCCCACCATCCCCAATCTAAATCAAGTTGGTCACTAATTTCAAAGATGAGGGAAGTGAGCTCTGGTAGGGGAAAGGCATCTGTCCAAGCTCACAGAGCCAGGGCTAGAAGGGAGACCTTCTGCACCCAGGACCCAGCACTTTCTGCCCCATTTGTACAGCACCCTGTCCCTTTAACGACTTGAGTTTCTTTATCATCAAGGATTTGTGCAATTATGTAGTCACAAAGATGCCACGGCAGTGTTATTCCTGATAGTTAAGtgcagaaacaaacccaaatgaCCAAGAATAGAGGAATGGTTCATTAGAATGTGGTACATTTCCACACAGCAATGATATtgcagaagaatatttaatggtGCAGAACGATGTTCATAAAATActcctaagttaaaaaaaaagagcttttgaAAACTTCATATAACAAATGCTAATGATAATAGCTGACACACAATGTTCACCCTGCGCCAGGCTGTTCATTTGGTCCTCTCAGCAACCCGATGAGAAATGCTGAATCTTTCTCCACATGGTACAAAAGAGGAAGCTGCAACCCAGAGAGGTTGGGTAGTTTGTCCTGAGTCAGACAGCACGTAAGTTCCAGAGCCAGGATTCTGAACCAGTCCTGCTTGCCCCTGAAGGCCGACCCTTACAACCTCTCATTTCCCCCCGTGCCAGATGTTGTTCTGGGCACTTAGTTGGCCTCTTCTTCTGAATCCAACTCACAGACCCACCACTTTGGGCCCCTCCTTCACTGGGCCCCATCTCCTGCCCTGACGCCTACCTCGATCTTGCTGTTGTACACCAGGATCTCCAGCACAGAGGCCTCTTCCCCACACGTGTCCAGGGAGGAGAGGTCATAGAGTGAGGAATACACTGGCCCATAGGCCCAGTCCTTGAACTTGCGGGACAGATGCCTGGTGTCCTCGTCTGTCACCTCCCGACGGATGATGTGCTGAAAGACctgtgtgggaggagggagggtcagGGGGTGCTCTGGGGGGCGGGGAGCACTGCTGCTGGGCCACACACATCGGAGGGACCCTGGGAGCTTGGTCAGCCCTTCAAATAGCCCTTCccagagagcaggaaggagggaagggcaaAATatctactgagcacctgctgcatGCCGGACCCTTTCCTCACATCATCTTGTTTATTTCCTACCCTTACCATTCCTGGTtgacagatgagcaaacagaggctcagaaaagaAGGATGttccctgaggccacacagcccaCTGAATCCAGACTGAACCCAGGTCAGCCTTAAAAATCTGAGTTGTCATGAGTATCTTCTTTACATGATTAAAACAGCAATTAATCAACCTTACTGATCAGTTAAATCTAGTAACAATTATCCTATTCGGTCCTTCTTATTGCCACTCCCACTATCTCTGGCTTACACACAGGGGAACTGGGCAACAGATCCAGGTGGGGGTCCCCCCAGGCCACAGAGTTCAATAGGCAAAGCCAGATTTTAAACCCAGGCCTCTTCTACCGCCTCAGGACTCTTGACATAATtgtgattttagtaattttttgctgtatttttaataGAGGAATAATAACTCGTACcgattattgagcacttattaccCATCCCAGGATCTTTATTAACAGCTTTAAGTGGATCACCTCATTGAGTTGTCAGAACACCATACCACAGGGcactattgttatccccattttacagatgaggaaactgaggcacagagcggtGAGATGCCTGAGGTGACAtgctgggaagtggcagagcctggcctTGGACCCAGGTGCTCCTGACTCTAGAGAACCCCAGATTTGGTTCTCAATCAGGTCGATGGGTGCCCCACCCAGGGGacaatttggcaatgtctggagacatttgggGTTGTCACAATCGGTGGGGGGtactattggcatctagtgggtcgaggccagggatgcagctaaacatcccacaatgaCACAGAGCAGCCCCACGCCCCAGAACATCCAGACCCAAATGGCACTAGTGCCCAAGCTGAGAAATCCTGCTCtaggccctgtgctgtgaggccTGAGAGGGAAGCGACTGGCACACAGCCACTCAGCAGGTTAGAGGCTGAGCCAGGACCCCTGCCATGGAGTAGAGGGGAGTACTGCAGGGCTGCAGCTCTGGGACTCAGCTCTCTGTCAGTGGCTTGCCCTGGCTGGTGGGAATGGGGCAGTGAGCATCCAATGGGGTGAGAGGAGCAGAGAGGCTCTGGGATGAGGTTGAATAGCTGGCTGGACAATAGGGAGCCACAGCAGgttcttgagctgggacatctgcACACTGGGGTTGGCAGGATGGGAGGTGAGTGTGCACATTAATAATAATGCGTGCCAGCAGCAGTCCCTcccgtgtgcgtgtgtgtgtgtgtgtgtgtgtggaggggcaaGAATGCGTGTGTGCCCCCggccctgccctcaccccaaTCTTGCCCGTCTTGGCGGCCATCATGAGGGGCGAGAGGCCGTCGTTGTTGAGCACGGCCTCCAGGTTGCTGTCGGGGAAGAGGCGGGCACACTTGAGCAGCAGCAGGTCGTACATCTTGGTGACGAACTTGGTGTTCTCGCGAGTGTTGTCCGCGATGGCCACCAGCGCGTGCAGCACTGTGTTGCCACGGGAGTCCTGGCGCCGCATGTCCGCCTTCTTGTGCGGGTTCTCTGTCAGGTAGTTGACGATGTGGGGCTGGTTGGTGCAGGCCGCCAGCGACAGGGGCAGCTCACCTGTGGGTGAGGGGGTGGTCAGTGACGGGGCCCCGGGGGCGGACACTCAGGGGCAGAGGCCGTGACAATGGATGCAGTGCCCACGGTCAACTTGGACGAGCCCCGGCTGACTGCACGTGTCTGGAGGCGATGCCCCCGggtagacgggggcggggggggggggcgtcgTGTGACTTGGAGGCTGTGAGGGATTCTTTAAGGGACTTTGTGCCTGAACCCCAAATAACATGGGCCTTTGAGCAGGggtgaaatttaaaatctttcatgGGTCCAACTGGGACATGGAAGTGATGGAATTTGGGCCCTGCAATCCGACCATCAGTCCCAGCTTAAGTCAGACCGGAGGATGCGAGTGTTAAGGGGTGGGGACACCCCATCACAACCCTCTGATCCCATCACGATCCCCACtgtagagatggggaaactgaggctcagggcagtGTGGTGATGTTCTACTCCTCAAAGACAAGACCTCAGTGACCAAGACCAGTAAGGCAGCCTGTGTACCGGGTGCTGTCTGGGCCTGTGGCCAGCGCAGCCCTGGCTGTTTGGGGAGGGGTCAGGGCTGCCAGCACCACCATAGGCCCCCAGCCCGCAGCCTCTCCCCCATGGGCCCCAGGCCCCACCGGGCCCCTCCTCACCAAAGTAGAAGTAGCCTCCCTCATCCTTGGGCTGGAAGAAGCGTCCCCGGGCCTGGGCGTGAACATCGGCACCTTGGGCCACCAGGAGCTCCACGTAGTGTTTGCAGCGGCGCTCGATGGCGATGTGCAGGGCGGTCTGGCCTGGGATGAGGTGAGGGACAGTCACCAGGGGCAAAGACCCGACCAGTCGCGGGAGGCGCTGGGGTGCAAAAGGGAGAAATCCACCCGAGGGCAGCAAATAGACCTTCAGACATTCCCAGATGTGGAGTCTCTGATGCCCAAGGTCCCAGATCTGCTGCATCACGCAAGCAGAATCTTAGGCTCAAGCGATATCCAACTTGGAGGGTCCCAAATGTGGGAACTTTTCAGACTCATAAGAGGCTTTCATCCTAGAGGAAACAACGGCATCATGGTCTCACAGAATTTGGGATATAAAATTCACAGCCTTTGAATCTGCATATCCAGGAATCTGGAAGGTCAAGTTGGATTCACAGATCTCAGAATTTAGACCCAGGGAGCTGGCACTGGTGACACCTGTGCCTCTCTGAGCTGGTGGCTCATAGACCTATTGCAACAAAGCCTCAGAGTATCCAGAACCTGAGCATCTTGGGTCCAGATTTCCAGGTTCACGGCCCCTTTGGCTCACTGCATCTGGGAACCTTGGAACCTTTGATTGTGAAACTCAGAATATCCAAGTTGGAAGGGGTAGTTATTGTCCTTTCgtccgttcattcattcattcaacaactggTTCCTGGGGATGTGCTGGCACTTGGGGCCCAGATTGAAGCTCTCAGTTGGGGGGATGGTTGGACAAGTAAAGACGGTGCCCCCCTCccgcccagcccagggcctcacCTCGGTAGTAGATGTCCCGGAAGGGTGAGTTGATGAATTCGCGCATGTTGCCCGTGCGCTCAGCGATGTCCAGAAGCACAGGGATTGTGTCGTTGCGGCCGTTGCTCAGATTCAGCAGGGCTTTGGGCAGGCAGGTCTTCCCTGTGGATGGCTCTGTGAGTAGAGACGTGCGGGAGAAGGGGCGCTCGGCCCGTGGCCCAAACTGCTGGGCAGCTGTGGACAGGGCACTGGGCAGGGAGCCAGAGGTCCTGGCCGTGTCGGTCCTCCTCTCCGAGCCTGTTCCCTATCTGCTCCCCATGGTACTGAGAAGGTCAAATAAACTCAGAGGAGcagaaggttttttgtttgtttgtttgttttgcgtatgcaggcctctcactgttgtggcctctcccattgcggagcacaggctccggacgcgcaggctcagcagccatggctcacgggcccagccactccgcggcatgtgggatcttcccggaccggggcacgaacccgcgtcccctgcatcggcaggcagactcaaccactgcgccaccagggaagcccaggagcagaagttttttaaaatgtgggaagCTGCAGCCTGTAGAGAGGTTGGTGTTTACCAAAGCATACctggagagaattttaaaaaatcaaataaaaaggcGGAATGCTGGGTTAAACAAAGCCAACCGTATTTCTTCACTACAGGACTTCTCAGAACCTTTAATCTGTTAATGAGGACTGTGAACCTCTAAAAGCAGACCCAGGAGGCAGTCTTTTCCTGCCTATTTGCACATAGATCCTTTTCCCATGAAGCGATTACACTAGTGCCCCTAGAGGGGAGCAGAGGGAGTGCAGCATTCCCCAAAGTGGAGGCTGTGAGCCATAGCGAACGTGAAATTACCTTCGAGGATTTGGGGGCTTCTGCAGATGCAGCAATAACATTAAAAACCCGAGTGTGCAAGGTTTCATCCGCTTGACAAATCCCTCCTGTGAAGTCAGTCTTTGTTTTGTCCTACTTGGTCCTTAACACCTCCCACTAACGCTTACTGTCCCTTCgcaattttctttcccttgtattaatttttatggTGACAGGAGttgatttatatctttaaaagagCGAGTCAATGAAAAGAGAACTTACCTGTGAATCAGGCAGGGGGCAAAACGGCCAGATGCAGGAAGGGGATCAGGAAAGGGATGAGGAATGCGAAAGGCAGGTGTGGGCTGAGGGGCCCGCTCTGGAGCCAGGTCTTTGGGGGCTCGAATTGGGCTTTGCTCCTGATTTCTGTGTGACcttttctgcttcagtttcttGTCTAGCTAAATTGAGGCTACAAAGGgaaattgtgggacttccctggtggcacagtggttaagaatctgcttgccaatgctggggacatgggttcgatccctggtccaggaagatcccacatgtcacggagcaactaagcccgtgcgccacaactactgatcctgcgctctagagcaggTGAGCTGCAACTgttgagcccgcgagccacaactactgaagtccacgcgcctagagcccgtgctctgcaacaagagaagccaccgcaatgagaagcctgcgcgccacaacaaagaatagcccctgcttgccgcaactagagaaagcctgcgtgcggcaacaaagacccaacgcagccataaataaataaacttatatatatataaaagggaaATCGTGAGCTAATAGGTATTTGTTGATGAGCCCAGAGCCAGGCAGATAGGAGTCTTCAATAAGTAATACTGCTGCCTTTATTACTCCACGAGAAATGCTTTAGAGCCTCTCCTTAGGTGCTGGGAAGTGGTGAAAATGCAGAGACCTGAATTTCTGTCCCACGCTCCTAGGAGTGAGGTTGCTCGGACAAGCCTTGTTCTGGTTACTTTTCGCTACACCCCTGGCGCCCAGCCCAGAGTCGACACCAGGTAACTATGTACCGAATGATAATGGACTCCAGTTCCCCATCTTCATAAGGTGGAGGGGACCCCAAATGCGGGCCGAGGCCCCTGGGGATTCTGTCCAGACACACCCGCATCAGGGGAACCTCGATCAGTCTGTTTGCTAATTGTCAGACAACTCACGATCCTGCACGCTGACCTCGTCATCTTTCCCTCCCCAAAGCCCAACCCGGTCTGCGTGTGTCCCCTCCGTAGATGATGGTGTCCCCAGCCAGCCAAAACTTGTGTGTCACTCTTATCTttgtcctcccttctccccacatcCAGCAAGTCCCACAGATTTTACCTATTTCTCCAACCCCTCCACCACgctccatctccactgccaccaTCCTGGCCCAGCCACCATTTCTCTCACATGCCTGGTTTCCACCAGCCTCTCTGGACGTCCTTTAATCCACTTTCCACATAGCAACTGAGTCCAACTCTGGTCATGTTtagccacagggcctttgcacatgctgttctttCACCTCCTCTCTAATCCTTCCTCCACCTCTTTTTACCTGGCTAACTGCAGTTCATTCAGACTTagctcaagtgtcacctcctcccaGAAATTCTCCCAGATCTTCCTGATTAGGTCAAATTGTCCAATACAGCCTCTTGTGGACACAAATTACAGTTTGTAattgtgtatttatttctgtgattGCTTGATCAAGTTGGTCTCACCCTCGAGACTGAGAGCAACTTGAGGACAGGGTCATATCTGCTTCACTCACCACTTCCGCCCCACaccagcacagagcctgacacTTGGTAGGTGCCCAATAACCACTTGTTGAATTAATACACATTCAGCGAAGGGGCAAGCTGGGCACTGCAGGGA
This genomic interval from Phocoena phocoena chromosome 13, mPhoPho1.1, whole genome shotgun sequence contains the following:
- the TRPV4 gene encoding transient receptor potential cation channel subfamily V member 4 isoform X2 — encoded protein: MADPSEGPRAGPGEVAEPPGDESGIPGDGRPNLRMKFQGAFRKGVPNPIDLLESTLYESSVVPGPKKAPMDSLFDYGTYRQHPSDKRWRRKVIEKQPQSPKAPTPQPPPILKVFNRPILFDIVSRGSTADLDGLLPFLLTHKKRLTDEEFREPSTGKTCLPKALLNLSNGRNDTIPVLLDIAERTGNMREFINSPFRDIYYRGQTALHIAIERRCKHYVELLVAQGADVHAQARGRFFQPKDEGGYFYFGELPLSLAACTNQPHIVNYLTENPHKKADMRRQDSRGNTVLHALVAIADNTRENTKFVTKMYDLLLLKCARLFPDSNLEAVLNNDGLSPLMMAAKTGKIGVFQHIIRREVTDEDTRHLSRKFKDWAYGPVYSSLYDLSSLDTCGEEASVLEILVYNSKIENRHEMLAVEPINELLRDKWRKFGAVSFYINVASYLCAMVIFTLTAYYQPLEGTPPYPYLTTVDYLRLAGEIITLFTGVLFFFTNIKDLFMKKCPGVNSLFIDGSFQLLYFIYSVLVIVSAALYLAGIEAYLAVMVFALVLGWMNALYFTRGLKLTGTYSIMIQKILFKDLFRFLLVYLLFMIGYASALVSLLNPCANVKMCSEDHTNCTVPTYPSCRDSETFSTFLLDLFKLTIGMGDLEMLSSTKYPAVFITLLVTYIILTFVLLLNMLIALMGETVGQVSKESKHIWKLQWATTILDIERSFPVFLRKAFRSGEMVTVGKSSDGTPDRRWCFRVDEVNWSHWNQNLGIINEDPGKNENYQYYGFSHTVGRLRRDRWSSVVPRVVELNKNSNPDEVVVPLDNVGKPSCDGHQQSYPPRWRTDDAPL
- the TRPV4 gene encoding transient receptor potential cation channel subfamily V member 4 isoform X3 yields the protein MADPSEGPRAGPGEVAEPPGDESGIPGGEAFPLSSLANLFEGEDGSPSPSPADSGRPAGPGDGRPNLRMKFQGAFRKGVPNPIDLLESTLYESSVVPGPKKAPMDSLFDYGTYRQHPSDKRWRRKVIEKQPQSPKAPTPQPPPILKVFNRPILFDIVSRGSTADLDGLLPFLLTHKKRLTDEEFREPSTGKTCLPKALLNLSNGRNDTIPVLLDIAERTGNMREFINSPFRDIYYRGELPLSLAACTNQPHIVNYLTENPHKKADMRRQDSRGNTVLHALVAIADNTRENTKFVTKMYDLLLLKCARLFPDSNLEAVLNNDGLSPLMMAAKTGKIGVFQHIIRREVTDEDTRHLSRKFKDWAYGPVYSSLYDLSSLDTCGEEASVLEILVYNSKIENRHEMLAVEPINELLRDKWRKFGAVSFYINVASYLCAMVIFTLTAYYQPLEGTPPYPYLTTVDYLRLAGEIITLFTGVLFFFTNIKDLFMKKCPGVNSLFIDGSFQLLYFIYSVLVIVSAALYLAGIEAYLAVMVFALVLGWMNALYFTRGLKLTGTYSIMIQKILFKDLFRFLLVYLLFMIGYASALVSLLNPCANVKMCSEDHTNCTVPTYPSCRDSETFSTFLLDLFKLTIGMGDLEMLSSTKYPAVFITLLVTYIILTFVLLLNMLIALMGETVGQVSKESKHIWKLQWATTILDIERSFPVFLRKAFRSGEMVTVGKSSDGTPDRRWCFRVDEVNWSHWNQNLGIINEDPGKNENYQYYGFSHTVGRLRRDRWSSVVPRVVELNKNSNPDEVVVPLDNVGKPSCDGHQQSYPPRWRTDDAPL
- the TRPV4 gene encoding transient receptor potential cation channel subfamily V member 4 isoform X4; the protein is MADPSEGPRAGPGEVAEPPGDESGIPGGEAFPLSSLANLFEGEDGSPSPSPADSGRPAGPGDGRPNLRMKFQGAFRKGVPNPIDLLESTLYESSVVPGPKKAPMDSLFDYGTYRQHPSDKRWRRKVIEKQPQSPKAPTPQPPPILKVFNRPILFDIVSRGSTADLDGLLPFLLTHKKRLTDEEFREPSTGKTCLPKALLNLSNGRNDTIPVLLDIAERTGNMREFINSPFRDIYYRGQTALHIAIERRCKHYVELLVAQGADVHAQARGRFFQPKDEGGYFYFGELPLSLAACTNQPHIVNYLTENPHKKADMRRQDSRGNTVLHALVAIADNTRENTKFVTKMYDLLLLKCARLFPDSNLEAVLNNDGLSPLMMAAKTGKIGNRHEMLAVEPINELLRDKWRKFGAVSFYINVASYLCAMVIFTLTAYYQPLEGTPPYPYLTTVDYLRLAGEIITLFTGVLFFFTNIKDLFMKKCPGVNSLFIDGSFQLLYFIYSVLVIVSAALYLAGIEAYLAVMVFALVLGWMNALYFTRGLKLTGTYSIMIQKILFKDLFRFLLVYLLFMIGYASALVSLLNPCANVKMCSEDHTNCTVPTYPSCRDSETFSTFLLDLFKLTIGMGDLEMLSSTKYPAVFITLLVTYIILTFVLLLNMLIALMGETVGQVSKESKHIWKLQWATTILDIERSFPVFLRKAFRSGEMVTVGKSSDGTPDRRWCFRVDEVNWSHWNQNLGIINEDPGKNENYQYYGFSHTVGRLRRDRWSSVVPRVVELNKNSNPDEVVVPLDNVGKPSCDGHQQSYPPRWRTDDAPL